A DNA window from Luteolibacter luteus contains the following coding sequences:
- a CDS encoding ShlB/FhaC/HecB family hemolysin secretion/activation protein translates to MRLILAVLLIASARGQSLPGVEPRLPEAPAPESLPKVEAGEPHAEGDLLCDQLRSITLMTTEGAVASEVAPGLRSGSDLRVPAPRTLAARLKKWLGAPLHAGDLADLADQILIHFDEEGFPVVLVEAPQQDLAKGELVLHVEIGKVGNVGLSRSKLTSSEVLQKGLRLTSGEPIRRPEIDEQLAWYGRTVFRHPRLFVSPGAEPATADFLIGFEESKPWRVTTGYENSGPDLLGRDRFLLGVAGLTPNDHLIAWQSVVGMPASSLLANAIRWEVPFATSHQLLQIDAAYAEVLSRYASNGFPVESEGSSWSFAAAQKIPLPSLGAWRQSFSAGFEVKGTDQFLLFGGSSLSPGEVLFFNGKLSHEISRTWESGSISLDSALLAAPMELGGNNEDSAFKAYDPAADATYVIGRMNGDAWWSPGADWQLHLRGSGQVADSRLLPAEQFSVGGYQTVRGVSEREYSADCGWLASVEVLTPVIRPMDEWGFRFLTFFDYAGLEDRRGASSSVSGAGLGLRMRITDHMDLRFDHGWRVDESENRSHFGLNLNF, encoded by the coding sequence ATGCGCCTGATCCTTGCCGTTCTCCTGATCGCCAGCGCCCGTGGGCAATCGCTCCCCGGGGTGGAGCCGCGCTTACCCGAGGCTCCGGCACCAGAATCGCTGCCAAAGGTCGAGGCAGGTGAGCCCCATGCCGAGGGTGATTTGCTTTGCGATCAACTGCGCAGCATCACGCTCATGACGACCGAAGGGGCCGTCGCAAGCGAAGTCGCGCCGGGTCTCAGAAGTGGGAGTGATCTGAGGGTCCCCGCTCCCCGTACTCTTGCTGCGCGCTTGAAGAAATGGCTTGGAGCTCCGCTGCATGCGGGAGATCTCGCGGATCTGGCGGATCAGATCCTGATCCACTTTGATGAAGAGGGCTTTCCCGTGGTGCTGGTGGAAGCCCCGCAACAGGATCTGGCGAAGGGCGAGCTCGTCCTCCATGTGGAAATCGGCAAGGTGGGGAATGTCGGGCTCTCCCGCTCGAAGTTGACGTCATCGGAAGTCCTTCAGAAAGGCTTGCGTCTTACCAGCGGCGAGCCGATCCGGAGGCCGGAGATCGATGAGCAACTGGCGTGGTACGGACGCACGGTTTTCCGCCATCCGCGCCTCTTTGTCTCACCGGGAGCCGAGCCGGCGACCGCAGATTTTCTGATCGGCTTTGAGGAATCGAAGCCGTGGCGAGTGACCACGGGCTACGAGAACAGCGGCCCCGACCTGCTGGGACGGGATCGCTTCCTGCTGGGGGTGGCCGGCCTGACGCCGAACGACCATCTCATCGCGTGGCAAAGCGTGGTGGGGATGCCGGCATCCTCACTGCTGGCAAACGCGATCCGCTGGGAGGTTCCCTTTGCCACGAGCCATCAGCTTCTCCAGATCGATGCTGCTTATGCGGAGGTGCTCTCGCGCTACGCGAGCAACGGCTTTCCGGTGGAAAGCGAGGGCTCATCCTGGTCCTTCGCGGCTGCCCAGAAAATCCCGCTGCCCTCGCTCGGGGCCTGGCGACAATCCTTCAGCGCAGGCTTCGAGGTAAAAGGCACCGACCAGTTCCTGCTTTTCGGTGGCAGCTCCCTGTCACCGGGGGAGGTTTTGTTTTTCAATGGGAAGCTGAGCCACGAGATCTCCCGCACTTGGGAGAGTGGCTCGATCTCCCTCGACTCGGCGTTACTGGCGGCACCGATGGAGCTGGGTGGTAACAATGAGGACAGTGCTTTCAAGGCCTACGATCCCGCGGCGGACGCTACCTATGTGATCGGGCGAATGAATGGCGATGCGTGGTGGAGTCCGGGTGCGGATTGGCAACTGCACCTGCGGGGCTCCGGCCAAGTGGCGGATTCCCGCCTGCTGCCCGCCGAGCAATTTTCCGTGGGGGGCTACCAGACGGTTCGAGGTGTCTCGGAACGGGAGTATTCTGCGGACTGTGGCTGGCTGGCCAGCGTCGAGGTGCTCACGCCGGTCATCCGCCCCATGGACGAGTGGGGATTCCGCTTTCTGACCTTTTTCGACTACGCGGGATTGGAGGACCGGAGGGGGGCTTCATCGTCAGTCTCCGGTGCCGGACTGGGGCTGCGGATGAGGATCACGGACCATATGGACCTGCGCTTCGACCATGGCTGGCGGGTGGACGAATCGGAAAATCGCAGCCATTTCGGGCTGAATCTGAATTTCTGA
- a CDS encoding nucleoside hydrolase, with translation MIGRLVIDDSLPTVFRTTLLSLLFATSALAADPVPLIFDTDMGNDIDDALALAMIHSLESRGACKLLAVTVTKDHPKAAPFVDILNTRYGRPDIPIGVVKGGATKEEGKFLKLADAKAADGSPLYPHDLLDGSTAPDAIPLLRRTLEQQPDGSVVIVQVGFFTNLLRLLESAPDENSPLSGRDLVAKKVKLLSLMAGAFTPIDHNTRYREYNVVYDIPAAQEVTAEWPTPMVWSGFETGNAVTYPHQSIDLDFPAQDPIKEAYYLYETPPHDRPTWDLTAVLHAVYPDRGYFELSPPGKVVVDQDGTTDFAPQEKGRDRYLILNPTLAARAREAMVQLCTQPLAR, from the coding sequence ATGATTGGAAGATTGGTGATTGATGATTCACTCCCCACCGTGTTCCGCACCACCCTTCTCTCCCTCCTCTTCGCCACCTCCGCTCTCGCTGCCGATCCCGTCCCGCTCATCTTCGATACGGACATGGGAAATGACATCGATGACGCCCTGGCCCTCGCCATGATCCACTCCCTGGAGTCCCGCGGTGCCTGCAAGCTTCTCGCCGTTACGGTCACCAAGGATCACCCGAAGGCCGCGCCCTTCGTCGATATCCTGAATACCCGCTACGGTCGCCCGGACATCCCCATCGGCGTCGTCAAAGGCGGAGCCACCAAGGAAGAGGGTAAGTTCCTCAAGCTCGCCGATGCCAAAGCCGCCGACGGCTCCCCGCTCTACCCGCACGATCTTCTCGACGGCAGTACCGCCCCGGACGCCATCCCGCTCCTCCGCCGCACCTTGGAACAACAGCCGGACGGCTCCGTCGTCATCGTCCAGGTCGGATTCTTCACCAATCTTCTCCGCCTTCTCGAATCCGCACCCGATGAGAACTCACCACTCTCCGGCCGCGATCTCGTGGCAAAGAAAGTGAAGCTCCTCTCCCTCATGGCCGGAGCCTTCACCCCCATCGATCACAATACCCGCTACCGCGAGTACAACGTCGTTTACGACATCCCCGCCGCCCAGGAGGTCACCGCCGAATGGCCCACCCCGATGGTCTGGAGCGGTTTCGAAACCGGCAACGCCGTTACCTATCCCCACCAGAGCATCGATCTCGACTTCCCGGCTCAGGATCCAATCAAGGAGGCCTACTATCTCTACGAGACCCCGCCTCACGACCGCCCCACATGGGACCTTACCGCCGTCCTCCACGCCGTCTATCCGGACCGCGGCTACTTCGAACTCTCTCCTCCCGGAAAGGTCGTCGTGGATCAGGACGGCACTACCGACTTTGCCCCGCAGGAGAAGGGCCGCGACCGCTACCTCATCCTGAACCCCACCCTCGCCGCCCGCGCCCGCGAGGCCATGGTCCAGCTCTGCACCCAGCCCCTCGCGCGCTGA
- a CDS encoding VOC family protein, whose product MGKILSHIDLRVPDLAAVDAFYRALLPALGFTEEEDIEGWLQFRSPDGSEFFGITASPGHQANQNRIAFWGESRAHIDRIAGIIQEHGARNIEGPAPYADIYYALFFEDPAGTRLEVTFKG is encoded by the coding sequence ATGGGAAAGATCCTCAGCCACATCGATCTCCGCGTCCCGGACCTCGCCGCCGTCGACGCCTTCTACCGCGCCCTCCTCCCCGCCCTTGGCTTCACCGAAGAAGAAGACATCGAAGGCTGGCTGCAATTCCGCAGCCCGGACGGCTCCGAGTTCTTCGGCATCACCGCATCCCCGGGCCATCAGGCGAATCAAAACCGCATCGCCTTCTGGGGCGAAAGCCGCGCTCACATCGATCGCATCGCCGGCATCATCCAAGAACACGGAGCCAGGAACATCGAAGGCCCCGCACCCTACGCCGACATCTACTACGCCCTCTTCTTCGAGGACCCCGCCGGCACTCGCCTCGAAGTCACCTTCAAAGGGTAG
- a CDS encoding CHAT domain-containing protein, translated as MLLPTRRLLYLSGLFLLSGVLRAADLDAAISANDLEAAETELEQLVSDWRTAREKQPGEESSRELGVTLQALGIIERQAGKPKEALPHLEEAIKLLANADAAARADALEALALTLQDLGEAAAAETHLRQVIELRESLPQENKEPSLSTSRDHLALNLLAQGKYAGADELIRENLARTSPEDTEARARRLGYSGRYLHTMGSHSRAAEAFREALALPFENSELRLSLESQLALAQLRLGKTDEARRGMEKATEDASAFYSAPGDSFRAAPYLNSLGALDLALGNPLQARIAFAEALELLETSLGSDHPSLISPLNNLGCADQAAGNYAEAEKSLRRAASLQAAHLPRLHLRVAETARNLARNAVLSGTPDAAKEVDDATRLGLGLLEELIVHGTEQERLNFLQRLDLVSLPCSTGDASRIADVLIATKARLLDSMLGSQVEHAAKVQHWRQVQSAMKPGTALIDTCRYLTVSPDPEERYGAIVLLSEGDPKWVPLGSSEDLQQGLDAFRRRLSWKAAQLAGKATTPPVLKLRGSLRSLHDEFWAPLAREIPDDTKHLAFSPDGALHFLPLPALLDGSMTPLCENYLQITTVTSARDLCGAPTAHPLSASPWTLLGVSSFPKRQHPPGEDRLLGLLAELDDMPGTADELARLRELAPKDSTFLNDAAATESALRSLPQAPGVLHLGCHAFFLSGEARSGDPLDFDENAELLFSGGLLLHRAALREPDAPALSPDDDLLFPVEVADLPLQGTRLVTLSSCESGAGTAVSGEGLLGLRRGFALAGAREVLVALWPVSDRSTPEFMERFYQLAIASDRTGQALWQSQREFLSKAKTDDEFEAAVLRYAPFVLSQNEPLATGGEIVVTGKREIPWKMAWVLAPLLVFLAARQAGRRNKSTPEKSPAP; from the coding sequence ATGTTGCTCCCCACCCGTCGTCTCCTATACCTGTCCGGCTTGTTTCTGCTGTCCGGGGTGCTGCGCGCGGCGGATCTCGATGCGGCCATATCGGCTAACGATCTCGAGGCTGCGGAGACCGAACTGGAGCAACTGGTCTCCGACTGGCGCACAGCCCGGGAGAAACAGCCGGGAGAAGAGAGCTCGCGTGAACTCGGGGTGACACTCCAAGCACTTGGCATCATCGAACGCCAGGCGGGCAAGCCGAAGGAGGCCCTGCCTCATCTGGAAGAGGCGATAAAGCTCTTGGCCAATGCAGACGCCGCAGCCCGGGCCGATGCCCTGGAAGCACTCGCCCTTACCCTGCAGGACCTCGGTGAAGCCGCGGCTGCAGAGACACATCTGCGCCAAGTCATCGAACTTCGCGAAAGCCTCCCCCAAGAAAACAAGGAGCCCTCCCTCTCCACCAGTCGCGATCACCTTGCGCTGAACTTGCTCGCCCAAGGCAAGTATGCCGGGGCCGATGAACTGATTCGCGAGAATCTCGCCAGGACAAGCCCGGAGGATACGGAGGCCAGAGCCCGACGACTTGGCTATTCAGGACGCTATCTGCACACGATGGGCAGTCATTCACGGGCGGCGGAGGCTTTCCGCGAAGCCCTGGCCCTCCCATTTGAAAACTCGGAGCTCCGCCTTTCCTTGGAGAGCCAGCTCGCGCTCGCCCAATTGCGGCTTGGGAAAACCGACGAGGCGCGCAGGGGCATGGAAAAAGCGACAGAGGACGCTTCGGCCTTTTACTCGGCTCCGGGAGATTCCTTTCGCGCGGCCCCCTATTTGAACAGTCTCGGTGCTCTGGATCTCGCGCTAGGAAATCCGCTTCAGGCCCGGATCGCCTTCGCCGAAGCACTTGAGCTTCTGGAAACATCCTTGGGCTCCGATCATCCTTCCTTGATCTCCCCGCTCAACAATCTGGGCTGTGCGGATCAGGCCGCGGGAAACTATGCGGAAGCAGAGAAAAGCCTCCGCCGTGCCGCAAGCTTGCAAGCCGCACATCTGCCGCGACTCCACCTGCGCGTCGCGGAAACGGCACGGAATCTCGCCCGCAATGCAGTGCTCTCTGGCACTCCGGATGCAGCCAAGGAAGTCGATGATGCCACCCGCCTCGGCCTGGGCCTGCTTGAGGAACTGATCGTCCACGGCACCGAACAAGAGCGGCTCAACTTCCTGCAACGGCTCGACCTCGTATCACTGCCCTGCTCGACGGGAGATGCATCACGAATCGCCGACGTATTGATCGCCACCAAAGCCCGCCTGCTGGACTCGATGCTCGGTTCACAGGTGGAACACGCGGCCAAGGTCCAGCACTGGCGACAGGTCCAGTCAGCGATGAAGCCGGGGACGGCCCTCATTGATACTTGCCGCTACCTGACCGTCTCCCCCGATCCGGAGGAGCGCTACGGCGCGATTGTCCTGCTATCGGAAGGCGATCCCAAATGGGTGCCGCTGGGCAGTTCCGAAGACCTCCAACAAGGGCTCGACGCTTTCCGCAGACGGCTGTCGTGGAAGGCCGCCCAACTCGCGGGCAAGGCGACGACTCCGCCCGTGCTCAAACTGCGCGGCAGCCTGAGATCGCTTCACGATGAGTTCTGGGCACCGCTTGCGCGGGAAATTCCAGATGACACCAAGCATCTTGCCTTTTCCCCGGACGGCGCGCTGCACTTCTTGCCTCTGCCCGCCCTCCTCGATGGATCCATGACCCCGCTCTGCGAGAACTATCTCCAGATCACCACGGTGACCAGCGCCCGGGATCTCTGCGGAGCTCCAACCGCGCACCCTCTCTCGGCCTCGCCATGGACTCTGCTGGGGGTTTCTTCTTTTCCCAAGCGGCAGCATCCTCCCGGCGAGGACCGCCTGCTCGGGCTGCTTGCGGAGCTCGATGACATGCCCGGTACCGCAGATGAACTGGCACGACTCCGAGAGCTGGCACCAAAGGACTCCACCTTCCTGAATGACGCCGCTGCCACCGAGTCGGCTTTGAGGTCCCTGCCTCAAGCACCCGGGGTGCTGCACCTCGGCTGCCACGCCTTCTTTCTATCAGGAGAAGCCAGGTCGGGTGATCCGCTGGATTTCGACGAGAATGCGGAGCTCCTCTTCTCCGGGGGCCTGCTGCTCCATCGCGCTGCACTGAGAGAACCCGACGCCCCGGCTCTCTCTCCTGATGACGACCTGCTCTTTCCCGTTGAAGTGGCGGACTTGCCGCTTCAGGGGACCCGGTTGGTCACTCTTTCTTCCTGCGAGTCCGGAGCGGGCACGGCCGTCTCCGGCGAGGGCCTGCTGGGCCTGCGCCGCGGCTTCGCGCTGGCCGGCGCGCGGGAGGTTCTCGTCGCTCTTTGGCCCGTATCGGATCGTTCCACTCCGGAGTTCATGGAGCGCTTCTACCAGCTGGCCATCGCATCGGACCGCACAGGACAAGCGCTATGGCAGAGCCAGCGGGAATTCCTCTCGAAAGCCAAAACAGACGATGAGTTCGAGGCAGCTGTTTTGAGATATGCCCCCTTCGTTCTGAGTCAGAATGAACCCTTGGCCACCGGTGGTGAAATTGTCGTGACCGGAAAGCGGGAAATCCCATGGAAAATGGCATGGGTGCTGGCACCCTTGCTGGTGTTCCTTGCGGCAAGGCAGGCGGGCCGAAGAAACAAATCCACCCCGGAAAAATCACCCGCCCCTTAA
- a CDS encoding S8 family serine peptidase, translated as MSAQTSFDRSAPFLTPSRATIEDRFSQWRPAVASASITLEPNGEIADAGWALARLNDGSSSSEIQSFAYPETSTRVRLYLIDTAVKYTSGWFEKNPKLAFKGTTRTYSKPTASKSFIHGTRMLGVIAGPETGAAQGTPIDVVNYDVYPGVEPTNTTAGQICSAISKAYIHYLTTTPRLPSVICIAAGSTTPETDYIMEDYINTVVQEGITVVVSAGNQSADASAYIPASYGKQAGVICVGATGKNNQRLPMSNYGSAVDLYAPGEDVRTLRYSSPKSGFYDLMDGTSPAAALTTAAALIKLSQNPALTPVQLEQALVADAYTSVAPAALVQVAPPVPELDTDGDGAADVLENFFGSNSSDATSKPAAPTISLANGQASLSFKVAATSFKSESPYSVAGGGTWKVQVSNDLIAWQDVSAPLIQGATADGKTTLSVSVPVGPEANFLRVEVKGPEAE; from the coding sequence GTGTCGGCTCAGACGTCCTTCGACCGCAGCGCTCCGTTCCTAACACCGTCCCGGGCCACGATCGAAGATCGCTTTTCCCAATGGCGTCCTGCCGTGGCGAGCGCATCGATCACCTTGGAGCCAAATGGCGAGATCGCGGACGCCGGCTGGGCGCTCGCCCGCTTGAATGACGGAAGCAGCAGCTCGGAAATCCAATCCTTTGCCTATCCGGAGACCAGCACTCGCGTGCGTCTCTACCTGATCGACACCGCCGTCAAATACACCAGCGGATGGTTCGAGAAGAACCCCAAGCTTGCCTTCAAGGGCACCACACGGACCTACAGCAAGCCTACCGCCTCGAAGTCCTTCATTCACGGCACACGGATGCTCGGTGTCATCGCGGGCCCCGAAACCGGAGCCGCGCAGGGAACCCCGATCGACGTGGTCAACTACGACGTCTATCCCGGTGTAGAACCGACCAACACCACCGCGGGCCAGATCTGTAGTGCGATTAGCAAAGCTTACATCCACTATCTAACCACCACTCCCCGCCTCCCCAGCGTGATCTGCATTGCCGCCGGATCCACGACTCCGGAAACGGATTACATCATGGAAGATTACATCAACACGGTGGTCCAGGAAGGGATCACCGTGGTGGTTTCCGCGGGCAACCAGAGCGCCGATGCTTCGGCCTACATTCCAGCCTCCTATGGAAAGCAAGCGGGAGTGATTTGCGTGGGTGCCACCGGAAAGAACAACCAGCGGCTCCCGATGTCGAACTACGGTTCTGCGGTGGATCTCTACGCTCCAGGCGAAGATGTCCGCACCCTCCGCTACTCCTCTCCAAAGAGCGGTTTCTACGATCTCATGGACGGCACCAGCCCCGCAGCGGCCCTGACCACCGCGGCCGCATTGATCAAGCTCTCCCAGAACCCGGCACTGACCCCCGTCCAATTGGAGCAAGCGCTAGTGGCTGACGCCTATACTTCCGTGGCTCCGGCTGCGCTCGTGCAGGTGGCGCCCCCTGTTCCGGAGCTCGATACCGATGGCGATGGCGCGGCGGACGTGCTTGAGAATTTCTTCGGTTCGAACTCGAGCGACGCGACCAGCAAGCCAGCCGCGCCCACGATCTCCCTCGCCAATGGCCAAGCGAGCCTGTCCTTCAAGGTGGCCGCCACTTCCTTCAAATCCGAGAGCCCCTATTCGGTCGCCGGTGGTGGCACTTGGAAGGTGCAAGTTTCCAATGATCTGATCGCTTGGCAGGACGTCAGCGCCCCATTGATCCAAGGCGCCACGGCGGATGGAAAGACAACGCTGAGCGTTTCCGTTCCCGTCGGACCCGAAGCGAACTTCCTCCGCGTGGAGGTGAAGGGGCCGGAAGCGGAGTAG